In one Umezawaea sp. Da 62-37 genomic region, the following are encoded:
- a CDS encoding bifunctional 3-phenylpropionate/cinnamic acid dioxygenase ferredoxin subunit yields the protein MIRVCTVLDLPPGEAVRIVAHAPIAVFNADGELYAIDDTCTHQDASLADGWLEGCWVECPLHASSFDLRTGLPNGLPAKRPVRTYPVVVQDDVVYVDTAVRDVA from the coding sequence ATGATCCGCGTCTGCACCGTCCTCGACCTCCCCCCTGGCGAGGCGGTCCGCATCGTGGCGCACGCGCCGATCGCGGTGTTCAACGCCGACGGCGAGCTGTACGCGATCGACGACACGTGCACCCACCAGGACGCCTCCCTCGCGGACGGCTGGCTGGAGGGCTGCTGGGTGGAGTGCCCGCTGCACGCGTCGTCGTTCGACCTGCGGACCGGCCTGCCCAACGGGCTGCCCGCCAAGCGGCCCGTGCGCACGTACCCGGTGGTCGTCCAGGACGACGTGGTGTACGTCGACACGGCCGTGCGGGACGTGGCGTGA
- a CDS encoding IclR family transcriptional regulator produces the protein MSNSDAERGTVAQVQSVDRAISVLEMLAHGEAGITEIAGELGVHKSTASRLVSVLESRGLVEQLGERGKYAIGFGVVRLAGAATGRMDLAKLGQPTCQALADEFGETVNIAVADQGVAINITQARGSAAISAQNWIGQRTPLHATSSGKVLFAFMVPEERKRLLGMPLDRYTPRTVVEPDELSGELDRVAVEGFAACFEELELGLHAVAVPIRGQRGEVVAAMSASGPSYRLSRQRVRQIVAPMTAAASELSAQLGYFAD, from the coding sequence ATGAGCAACTCGGACGCAGAACGGGGAACGGTGGCCCAGGTCCAGTCCGTGGACCGGGCCATCAGCGTGCTGGAGATGCTGGCGCACGGCGAGGCGGGCATCACCGAGATCGCCGGTGAGCTGGGTGTGCACAAGTCCACGGCGTCGAGACTCGTGAGCGTGCTGGAGTCGCGCGGGCTCGTCGAGCAGTTGGGCGAGCGGGGCAAGTACGCGATCGGCTTCGGGGTGGTCCGGCTGGCGGGTGCGGCGACCGGCCGGATGGACCTGGCCAAGCTGGGGCAGCCGACGTGCCAGGCGCTGGCCGACGAGTTCGGCGAGACGGTGAACATCGCGGTGGCCGACCAGGGGGTCGCCATCAACATCACGCAGGCCAGGGGGTCCGCGGCGATCAGCGCGCAGAACTGGATCGGGCAGCGGACGCCGCTGCACGCGACCTCCAGCGGCAAGGTGCTGTTCGCGTTCATGGTGCCGGAGGAGCGCAAGCGGTTGCTCGGGATGCCGCTGGACCGGTACACGCCGCGCACGGTCGTGGAGCCGGACGAGCTGTCCGGGGAGCTGGACCGGGTCGCGGTGGAGGGGTTCGCCGCGTGCTTCGAGGAGCTGGAACTCGGCCTGCACGCGGTCGCCGTGCCGATCCGGGGGCAGCGCGGCGAGGTCGTCGCGGCGATGAGCGCGTCCGGACCGTCCTACCGGCTGTCCCGGCAGCGGGTGCGCCAGATCGTCGCGCCGATGACCGCGGCGGCCTCGGAGCTGTCCGCGCAGCTGGGCTACTTCGCCGACTAG
- a CDS encoding FAD-dependent oxidoreductase, with amino-acid sequence MAGRPRVVIVGAGIVGCALTDELTGRGWTDVTVLDQGPLFATGGSSSHAPGLVFQTTGDKTMTEFASYTARKYGELGCFDAVGGLEVATTPERLTELKRRHGWATAWGVETSLVSPEECVALHPLIDVDKVLGGFHIPTDGLARPVAAAQAQAERAIARGATFVPNQKVTGVERSAGRVTGVTTETGAFKADVVVSCAGMWGPLLGGMVDLVVPLVPMAHQYAKTTALTTGRVGGPILRHQDADLYFRGHGDRLGIGAYGHDPMPIDPREIGDPLSTGSMPSERLFTPDDFDGSWAAAVDLLPLLAESEVDEGINGLFSFTTDGMPLLGEHPDLDGFWVAEAVWITHSAGVARAVAEWLVDGQPTQDLHSADLNRFEDVQLSPGYIRERSCRNFVEVYDILHPLQPMESPRPLRTSPFHERQQALGAVFLEGAGWERAHWYEANADLPEVAEIPARNEWASRFWSPIAGAEALVTRSRVAMFDMTPLKRLEVTGPGALDFLQTMTTNNLARKPGAVTYTLLLGEDGGVRSDLTVARLAENRFQVGANGNLDLDWLGRHLPGNGSVQVRDITAGTCCIGLWGPLARELVEPISTMDTRLGYFKAQKAFVGHVPVTALRLSYVGELGWELYTTADLGRELWDVLWEAGQAHGVVAAGRGAFNSLRLEKGYRAWGADMTTEHDPYEAGVGFAVRMDKGYFVGRDALAARTQTRKLTCLSITDPHAVVLGNEPVHVDGAAAGYVTSAAYGYTTGVNIAYAWLPADLAEAGRTVEVEYFGDRVAAVVVEEPLFDPKMTRLRS; translated from the coding sequence ATGGCGGGTCGACCACGGGTGGTCATCGTCGGCGCGGGCATCGTGGGGTGCGCGCTGACCGACGAGCTGACCGGGCGGGGCTGGACCGACGTCACGGTCCTGGACCAGGGGCCGCTATTCGCGACCGGCGGGTCCAGCTCGCACGCGCCGGGCCTGGTGTTCCAGACCACGGGCGACAAGACCATGACCGAGTTCGCGAGCTACACCGCGCGCAAGTACGGCGAGCTGGGGTGCTTCGACGCCGTCGGCGGCCTGGAGGTCGCGACCACGCCGGAGCGGCTGACCGAGCTGAAGCGGCGGCACGGCTGGGCGACCGCGTGGGGCGTGGAGACCTCGCTGGTCTCGCCGGAGGAGTGCGTCGCGCTGCACCCGTTGATCGACGTCGACAAGGTGCTCGGCGGGTTCCACATCCCGACCGACGGGCTGGCCAGGCCGGTCGCGGCGGCGCAGGCCCAGGCCGAACGGGCCATCGCGCGCGGGGCGACGTTCGTGCCGAACCAGAAGGTCACCGGCGTCGAGCGCTCGGCGGGCCGGGTGACCGGGGTGACCACGGAGACCGGCGCGTTCAAGGCCGACGTCGTGGTGTCCTGCGCCGGGATGTGGGGTCCGCTGCTCGGCGGGATGGTCGACCTCGTCGTACCGCTCGTGCCGATGGCGCACCAGTACGCGAAGACCACGGCGCTCACGACCGGCCGGGTCGGCGGGCCGATCCTGCGGCACCAGGACGCCGACCTGTACTTCCGCGGGCACGGCGACCGGCTCGGCATCGGCGCCTACGGGCACGACCCGATGCCGATCGACCCGCGCGAGATCGGCGATCCGCTGTCCACCGGGTCGATGCCCTCCGAACGGCTGTTCACGCCCGACGACTTCGATGGATCCTGGGCCGCGGCGGTGGACCTGCTGCCGCTGCTCGCCGAGTCCGAAGTGGACGAGGGCATCAACGGGCTGTTCTCGTTCACGACCGACGGGATGCCGCTGCTCGGCGAACACCCCGACCTGGACGGGTTCTGGGTCGCGGAGGCGGTGTGGATCACGCACTCCGCGGGGGTCGCGCGGGCCGTGGCGGAATGGCTGGTCGACGGGCAGCCGACGCAGGACCTGCACTCGGCGGACCTCAACCGGTTCGAGGACGTCCAGCTCTCGCCCGGCTACATCCGCGAGCGCAGCTGTCGGAACTTCGTCGAGGTCTACGACATCCTGCACCCGTTGCAGCCGATGGAAAGCCCGCGGCCGCTGCGCACCAGCCCGTTCCACGAACGGCAGCAGGCGCTGGGCGCGGTGTTCCTCGAAGGCGCGGGCTGGGAGCGCGCGCACTGGTACGAGGCCAACGCGGACCTGCCCGAGGTCGCGGAGATCCCCGCGCGCAACGAGTGGGCTTCCCGCTTCTGGTCGCCGATCGCGGGCGCCGAGGCGCTGGTGACCCGCAGCCGGGTGGCCATGTTCGACATGACCCCGTTGAAGCGCCTTGAGGTCACCGGCCCCGGCGCGCTGGACTTCCTCCAGACCATGACCACGAACAACCTGGCCCGCAAGCCCGGCGCGGTCACCTACACGCTGCTGCTCGGCGAGGACGGCGGCGTCCGCAGCGACCTCACGGTGGCGCGGCTGGCCGAGAACCGGTTCCAGGTCGGCGCGAACGGCAACCTCGACCTCGACTGGCTGGGCAGGCACCTGCCGGGCAACGGCAGCGTCCAGGTCCGCGACATCACGGCGGGCACGTGCTGCATCGGACTCTGGGGTCCGCTGGCCCGCGAGCTGGTCGAACCGATCTCCACGATGGACACGAGGCTCGGCTACTTCAAGGCGCAGAAGGCCTTCGTGGGCCACGTCCCGGTCACCGCGCTGCGGCTGTCCTACGTCGGCGAGCTGGGCTGGGAGCTGTACACGACCGCCGACCTCGGCCGCGAATTGTGGGACGTGCTCTGGGAAGCGGGGCAGGCGCACGGGGTCGTCGCGGCCGGGCGCGGGGCGTTCAACAGCCTGCGGCTGGAGAAGGGCTACCGGGCCTGGGGCGCCGACATGACCACCGAGCACGACCCGTACGAGGCCGGCGTCGGGTTCGCGGTGCGGATGGACAAGGGCTACTTCGTCGGCCGCGACGCGCTGGCCGCGCGGACGCAGACCCGCAAGCTGACGTGCCTGAGCATCACCGACCCGCACGCCGTGGTCCTCGGCAACGAACCCGTGCACGTCGACGGCGCCGCCGCCGGCTACGTGACCAGCGCGGCCTACGGCTACACGACCGGCGTCAACATCGCCTACGCGTGGCTGCCCGCGGACCTGGCCGAGGCCGGTCGGACCGTGGAGGTCGAGTACTTCGGCGACCGGGTCGCGGCCGTCGTCGTCGAGGAGCCCCTGTTCGACCCGAAGATGACCCGACTGAGGAGCTGA
- the solA gene encoding N-methyl-L-tryptophan oxidase, whose product MPTTYDVIVIGLGGMGSAAAYRLAERGQRVLGLEKFKPVHRQGSSHGGSRITRQAYFEDPAYVPLLLRAHEMWDRIEADSGREIFHRVGGVMVGRPESRTVAGSLLSAQEWDLPHELLDAGEIRRRFPTMRPSEEDVALYEAGAGLVVPEASVGAHLDLAARAGAELRFEEEVLSWTADGGVEVATAQGTYRADQLVICPGAWAPGLLADLGIPFTIERQVQYWFEPAGGATPFLPDRHPVYIWENPEGRQFYGFPAHDGIDGGVKVAFFRGGVTCTPETIDRTVHPHEVAAMADFVGAAMPTLPGAFLRAATCMYTNTADEHFVISRHPDHEAVVVACGFSGHGFKFVPVVGEILADLVADGATRHPIALFDPARLAGSEERVATG is encoded by the coding sequence GTGCCGACCACCTATGACGTCATCGTGATCGGCCTCGGCGGGATGGGCAGCGCCGCAGCGTACCGGCTGGCCGAACGGGGGCAGCGGGTGCTGGGGCTGGAGAAGTTCAAGCCCGTGCACAGGCAGGGGTCCAGCCACGGCGGCTCCCGGATCACCCGGCAGGCCTACTTCGAGGACCCCGCCTACGTTCCCCTGCTGCTGCGCGCCCACGAGATGTGGGACCGGATCGAGGCCGACTCCGGTCGGGAGATCTTCCACCGGGTCGGCGGCGTCATGGTCGGCAGGCCCGAGTCCCGCACCGTGGCGGGCAGCCTGCTGTCCGCGCAGGAGTGGGACCTGCCGCACGAGCTGCTGGACGCGGGGGAGATCCGCCGCCGCTTCCCGACCATGCGACCGTCCGAAGAGGACGTCGCGCTCTACGAGGCGGGCGCCGGGCTCGTGGTCCCGGAGGCCAGCGTCGGCGCGCACCTCGACCTGGCCGCCAGGGCGGGCGCCGAACTCCGGTTCGAGGAGGAGGTGCTGTCCTGGACCGCGGACGGCGGCGTCGAGGTCGCCACCGCCCAGGGCACCTACCGCGCAGACCAGCTCGTGATCTGCCCCGGCGCCTGGGCTCCCGGCCTGCTCGCCGACCTGGGCATCCCGTTCACGATCGAGCGGCAGGTCCAGTACTGGTTCGAACCGGCCGGGGGAGCGACTCCGTTCCTGCCCGACCGGCACCCCGTCTACATCTGGGAGAACCCGGAGGGCCGCCAGTTCTACGGCTTCCCCGCGCACGACGGGATCGACGGCGGCGTGAAGGTCGCGTTCTTCCGCGGCGGCGTCACCTGCACCCCGGAGACGATCGACCGCACCGTGCACCCGCACGAGGTGGCCGCGATGGCGGACTTCGTCGGGGCGGCCATGCCCACGCTGCCCGGCGCCTTCCTGCGGGCCGCGACCTGCATGTACACCAACACCGCGGACGAGCACTTCGTCATCTCCCGCCACCCCGACCACGAGGCCGTGGTCGTGGCGTGCGGGTTCTCCGGGCACGGCTTCAAGTTCGTGCCGGTGGTCGGCGAGATCCTGGCCGACCTGGTCGCCGACGGCGCCACCCGGCACCCCATCGCGTTGTTCGACCCGGCGCGGCTGGCCGGTTCCGAGGAGAGGGTGGCGACCGGATGA
- a CDS encoding aromatic ring-hydroxylating dioxygenase subunit alpha — MTAIEQPDSLIPTLGGRFYTDPEVFAAEQERIFEQMWFCAVRGSDLPDPGDFRTVTVGRESVLISRGRDGGLRAFLNVCRHRGARLCTAETGSVKRAFQCPYHAWTYGLDGKLIAAPNLTSMPDVDRVEYGLTKVHLREWLGYAWVSLAEEPSSFADTVQSAVTERLGALDAIDGYEIDGLRVGRRIRYEVKANWKLIIENFMECYHCATIHPELTEVLPEFADGYAAQYYVGHGAEFGSGIDGFTVDGSEGLGKLEGVGDDQDRRYYAITIRPQVFINLVPDHVIVHRMYPMAPDLTIVECDWLYAEQVVSEGRDLSRSVELFHRVNEQDFEACERCQPGMSSRAYANGGVLVPSEHHIGQFHAWVERVLM, encoded by the coding sequence ATGACCGCGATCGAGCAGCCCGACAGCCTGATCCCCACCCTGGGCGGGAGGTTCTACACCGACCCGGAGGTCTTCGCCGCCGAGCAGGAGAGGATCTTCGAGCAGATGTGGTTCTGCGCGGTGCGCGGCTCCGACCTGCCCGACCCCGGCGACTTCCGCACCGTCACCGTCGGCCGCGAGAGCGTGCTGATCTCCCGCGGGCGCGACGGCGGGCTCCGGGCGTTCCTCAACGTCTGCCGCCACCGCGGCGCCCGGCTGTGCACCGCCGAGACCGGCTCGGTGAAGCGCGCCTTCCAATGCCCGTACCACGCCTGGACCTACGGTCTGGACGGCAAGCTGATCGCCGCGCCCAACCTCACCTCCATGCCGGACGTCGACCGCGTCGAGTACGGCCTGACGAAGGTGCACCTGCGCGAGTGGCTCGGCTACGCGTGGGTCAGCCTCGCGGAGGAGCCCTCCTCCTTCGCCGACACCGTCCAGAGCGCCGTGACCGAACGGCTGGGCGCCCTGGACGCCATCGACGGGTACGAGATCGACGGACTCCGGGTCGGCAGGCGGATCAGGTACGAGGTGAAGGCGAATTGGAAGCTCATCATCGAGAACTTCATGGAGTGCTACCACTGCGCGACCATCCACCCCGAGCTGACGGAGGTGCTGCCCGAGTTCGCCGATGGGTACGCGGCTCAGTACTACGTCGGACATGGCGCCGAGTTCGGGTCCGGGATCGACGGTTTCACCGTGGACGGCAGTGAGGGCCTCGGGAAGCTGGAGGGCGTGGGCGACGACCAGGACCGCCGCTACTACGCCATCACCATCCGCCCGCAGGTCTTCATCAACCTCGTCCCCGATCACGTGATCGTCCACCGGATGTACCCGATGGCGCCGGATCTCACGATCGTGGAGTGCGATTGGCTGTACGCCGAACAGGTCGTGTCCGAAGGTCGGGACCTGTCGCGGTCGGTCGAGTTGTTCCACCGGGTGAACGAACAGGACTTCGAGGCGTGCGAACGCTGCCAACCGGGTATGTCGTCACGCGCGTATGCCAACGGGGGTGTGCTCGTACCGTCGGAACACCACATCGGGCAGTTCCACGCGTGGGTCGAACGGGTACTGATGTGA
- the secA2 gene encoding accessory Sec system translocase SecA2: MTTLMARLKQRMRRFAQRPGSADLTPYRTLLTAVNTHEERVGALTDEELTEAAKELRERSTFGKDELVEVCALAREAADRALGLRPFDVQILGALGLLEGHVVEMATGEGKTLSGAIAAAGFALRGDQVHVASVNDYLAQRDAEWMGPLYKLLGVSVGWLNQSSKPDERRAAYEAEVTYAAVSEIGFDVLRDRLATDEADRIVPRPRVVLVDEADSVLVDEARVPLVLAGSTANEAADPVIADLVRRLRLDLHYEVDDEERNVYLTGAGSEAVERALGGIDLYSDEHVQTTLSKVNVALHAHVLLHRDIDYIVRDGKVHLINDTRGRIARLQRWPDGLQAAVEAKESVAATDSGEVLDSITVQALLNRYPTVCGMTGTAVAVAEQLRTFYNLEVLVIPSNQECVRDDEAPRLYTTLELKEAALVKEIALVHETGRPILVGTLDVAESERLSTKLRAAGLEPVVLNAKNDAEEATIIADAGSFERITVSTQMAGRGTDIRLGGHDGEDHDRIVELGGLYVVGSGRHTSSRLDDQLRGRAGRQGDPGGSVFFGSLQDELVQQFAPDHDEPVEVDDDGLITDAGTLHTVEHAQRVAEGVHLEIHRNTWRYNKLVEHQRQLLMSHRDKVLTTDAAWEELAKRSPERAVELKEVVSDEEVLVSAARLITLYHLDQRWSEHLTFLTDLREGIHLRALARQNPLDEFHREAIPTFNRIVPDSWEAAEETLAEAKIGPDGAELAQAGVKRPNTTWTYLVHDNPFSSGLEETFKGLVKMVKRR, from the coding sequence GTGACCACACTCATGGCACGGCTGAAGCAGCGGATGCGTCGGTTCGCACAACGCCCCGGCTCGGCCGACCTCACGCCCTACCGGACCCTGCTGACGGCCGTGAACACCCACGAGGAGCGCGTCGGCGCGCTCACCGACGAGGAGCTCACCGAGGCGGCCAAGGAGTTGCGCGAACGGTCGACGTTCGGCAAGGACGAGCTGGTCGAGGTGTGCGCCCTCGCGAGGGAGGCCGCCGACCGCGCGCTGGGCCTGCGGCCGTTCGACGTCCAGATCCTCGGCGCCCTCGGGCTCCTGGAGGGCCACGTCGTCGAGATGGCCACCGGTGAGGGCAAGACGCTGTCCGGCGCGATCGCGGCGGCCGGGTTCGCGCTGCGCGGCGACCAGGTGCACGTGGCGTCGGTCAACGACTACCTCGCCCAGCGCGACGCCGAGTGGATGGGTCCGCTGTACAAGCTGCTCGGCGTGTCCGTGGGGTGGCTGAACCAGAGCTCCAAGCCCGACGAGCGCCGCGCCGCCTACGAGGCCGAGGTCACCTACGCCGCGGTCAGCGAGATCGGCTTCGACGTCCTGCGCGACCGGCTGGCCACCGACGAGGCCGACCGGATCGTGCCCCGGCCGCGCGTCGTGCTGGTCGACGAGGCGGACTCCGTGCTCGTGGACGAGGCCCGCGTGCCGCTGGTGCTGGCCGGGTCGACCGCGAACGAGGCCGCCGACCCCGTCATCGCCGACCTGGTCCGCAGGCTGCGCCTCGACCTGCACTACGAGGTCGACGACGAGGAGCGCAACGTCTACCTGACGGGCGCGGGCTCCGAGGCCGTGGAGCGGGCGCTCGGCGGCATCGACCTGTACTCCGACGAGCACGTCCAGACCACGCTGAGCAAGGTCAACGTGGCGCTGCACGCGCACGTCCTGCTGCACCGCGACATCGACTACATCGTGCGCGACGGCAAGGTGCACCTGATCAACGACACCCGCGGCCGGATCGCGCGGCTCCAGCGCTGGCCCGACGGCCTGCAGGCCGCCGTGGAGGCGAAGGAGTCCGTGGCGGCGACCGACTCCGGCGAGGTGCTGGACTCGATCACGGTGCAGGCGCTGCTGAACCGCTACCCCACCGTGTGCGGGATGACCGGCACGGCGGTGGCCGTGGCCGAGCAGCTGAGGACGTTCTACAACCTCGAAGTGCTGGTGATCCCGTCGAACCAGGAGTGCGTGCGCGACGACGAGGCCCCCCGGCTGTACACGACGCTGGAGCTGAAGGAAGCCGCGCTGGTCAAGGAGATCGCCCTGGTCCACGAGACCGGGCGGCCGATCCTGGTCGGGACGCTGGACGTGGCGGAGTCGGAGCGGCTGTCGACGAAGCTGCGCGCCGCCGGTCTGGAACCGGTGGTGCTGAACGCGAAGAACGACGCCGAAGAGGCGACGATCATCGCGGACGCGGGGTCGTTCGAGCGGATCACCGTGTCGACGCAGATGGCCGGTCGGGGCACGGACATCCGGCTGGGCGGGCACGACGGTGAGGACCACGACCGGATCGTCGAACTCGGCGGGCTCTACGTCGTCGGCTCCGGACGGCACACGTCCAGCAGGCTGGACGACCAGCTGCGCGGTCGCGCCGGACGCCAGGGCGACCCCGGCGGCTCGGTGTTCTTCGGGTCGTTGCAGGACGAGCTGGTGCAGCAGTTCGCGCCGGACCACGACGAGCCGGTCGAGGTGGACGACGACGGCCTGATCACCGACGCCGGGACGCTGCACACCGTCGAGCACGCGCAGCGCGTGGCCGAGGGCGTGCACCTGGAGATCCACCGCAACACGTGGCGGTACAACAAGCTCGTCGAGCACCAGCGCCAGCTGCTGATGTCGCACCGGGACAAGGTGCTCACCACGGACGCCGCGTGGGAGGAGCTCGCGAAGCGCTCGCCGGAGCGGGCCGTGGAGCTCAAGGAGGTCGTCTCCGACGAGGAGGTGCTCGTCTCGGCCGCGCGGCTGATCACGCTGTACCACCTGGACCAGCGGTGGAGCGAGCACCTGACGTTCCTGACCGACCTGCGCGAGGGCATCCACCTGAGGGCGCTGGCCCGGCAGAACCCGTTGGACGAGTTCCACCGGGAGGCGATCCCCACGTTCAACCGGATCGTGCCGGACTCGTGGGAGGCCGCGGAGGAGACGCTCGCCGAGGCGAAGATCGGGCCCGACGGCGCGGAGTTGGCCCAGGCCGGGGTGAAGCGGCCGAACACGACCTGGACGTACCTGGTGCACGACAACCCGTTCTCCTCCGGACTGGAGGAGACGTTCAAGGGTCTGGTGAAGATGGTGAAGCGGAGGTAG